The following coding sequences lie in one Apostichopus japonicus isolate 1M-3 chromosome 13, ASM3797524v1, whole genome shotgun sequence genomic window:
- the LOC139979077 gene encoding receptor-type tyrosine-protein phosphatase F-like — MRFLTLIHFRKRNLHRTIQTCSTMEGYLLIQVLLLSSFCLLTNCCLLSNNGACAMQNSFYGGRLALVGEGDLHQGSPPPWANQRVFVFQMPTSFFKGGHYRSKFGHRGIGRIWMPEEAPCGGERSQHVCPSETTDEAFCLDSSLPCYQTPPSYDQSEPLEFSDVTSTGVTVTWPAWDETVDHGHGPIVEYRIQIKGPGEEEFTEIPKGRQLSHQFTGLRENVNYKFRISVIRDHPLGEGTPSNEQTCRTSAPPSFANPEPLEFQDVTSSGITVTWLAWDPTLDPGIGPVTGYMIMYREEGHRTWKSKETESLSVRLTDLTEDTTYEVAIKLKYKQEKYTEQSTTQTVNTDVAEPPSFANPEPLEFQDKTSSEITVTWLAWDPILDRGTGPVTGYMIEYHEEGHRTWKSKETESLSARLTDLTDGTAYEVAIRLRDRNGDYTDASVPQIVTTACEGLVITDLNYTSSSRRAGAARAIVMWSVEGVTDSCRVLSQSLSLQLLDVLECGGVPPTVDATPRVIDVEDGEVRTKTVLRLTANSLYNLTLSLHTTAGKIQMSMSIQTDTTGPTGGPTNLLPEQKRNGDLVFKWDKPECSERNGPINSYHYTVARFRRSRRNMVPVIAEHVADDKIRLRKRDDRLLPDVEYVFAVRATTGMGSADLSSPTTERQFLFSSG, encoded by the exons ATGCGTTTTTTGACCCTCATTCACTTTCGAAAGAGAAACCTTCACAGAACAATCCAGACGTGCTCTACAATGGAAGGATATCTTCTGATACAAGTTCTTCTTTTGTCGTCATTTTGTCTCCTGACAAATTGCTGCTTGCTTTCAAACAACGGAG CATGTGCAATGCAGAATTCATTTTACGGAGGGCGACTCGCCTTAGTTGGTGAAGGAGACCTCCATCAGGGCAGTCCTCCTCCTTGGGCTAATCAAAGAGTCTTCGTCTTCCAAATGCCGACATCGTTCTTCAAAGGAGGACACTATCGCTCCAAGTTTGGGCACCGTGGCATCGGTCGTATCTGGATGCCAGAGGAAGCACCATGTGGTGGAGAAAGATCGCAACACGTTTGTCCATCGGAAACAACTGACGAAGCATTCTGTCTAGACTCTAGCTTACCTTGTTACCAAA CACCACCGTCTTATGACCAGTCGGAGCCACTCGAGTTTTCTGACGTAACGTCAACAGGTGTAACCGTGACGTGGCCAGCTTGGGACGAGACGGTCGATCATGGTCACGGTCCCATTGTTGAGTATAGGATACAAATAAAAGGACCAGGAGAAGAAGAATTCACCGAAATACCAAAAGGAAGACAACTCTCTCATCAATTCACCGGTTTGAGAGAAAATGTTAATTACAAATTTCGGATCAGTGTTATCAGAGACCATCCCTTAGGAGAAGGGACTCCAAGTAATGAACAAACATGCAGGACATCAG CGCCACCGTCATTCGCAAACCCCGAACCGTTGGAATTTCAAGATGTGACTTCATCTGGAATAACAGTCACATGGCTAGCATGGGACCCGACATTGGACCCCGGGATTGGTCCAGTGACTGGTTACATGATCATGTACCGTGAAGAGGGTCATAGAACATGGAAGAGCAAAGAAACAGAGAGTCTCTCTGTTCGGTTAACCGACCTAACCGAAGATACGACATACGAGGTAGCGATCAAGCTGAAATATAAACAGGAAAAATATACAGAGCAAAGTACCACACAGACGGTCAATACTGATGTTGCAg AGCCACCGTCATTCGCAAACCCCGAACCGTTGGAATTTCAAGATAAGACCTCGTCTGAAATAACAGTCACCTGGCTAGCTTGGGACCCGATATTGGACAGGGGAACTGGTCCAGTGACTGGTTACATGATCGAGTACCATGAGGAGGGTCATAGAACATGGAAGAGCAAAGAAACAGAGAGTCTCTCTGCTCGGTTAACTGACCTAACCGACGGTACAGCATACGAGGTAGCAATCCGTCTCAGAGACAGGAATGGCGATTACACAGATGCAAGTGTCCCACAAATAGTCACCACGGCTTGTGAAG GTTTGGTTATCACTGACCTCAATTACACATCATCATCAAGACGTGCGGGTGCTGCAAGAGCTATCGTGATGTGGTCGGTGGAGGGAGTCACGGACTCGTGCAGGGTTCTAAGTCAAAGTCTCTCTCTACAACTCTTGGATGTCCTTGAATGCGGCGGAGTGCCACCGACAGTGGATGCTACACCAAGGGTAATTGATGTGGAGGATGGTGAAGTAAGGACAAAAACAGTTCTTCGTTTGACGGCGAACTCTCTGTACAACCTTACTTTAAGCCTGCACACGACAGCGGGCAAAATTCAAATGTCAATGTCGATACAAACCGATACCACGG gACCAACTGGTGGACCAACGAATCTCTTGCCGGAACAGAAAAGAAATGGCGATTTGGTTTTCAAATGGGATAAACCTGAGTGTTCTGAACGTAATGGCCCTATAAACAGTTATCATTATACGGTAGCCAGATTCAGACGGAGTAGAAGGAATATGGTTCCAGTTATCGCCGAGCACGTTGCCGACGACAAAATAAGACTCAGAAAACGTGACGATAGGCTTTTGCCGGATGTGGAATACGTATTTGCCGTCAGAGCAACGACTGGCATGGGCAGTGCTGATTTGAGTTCCCCAACAACTGAAAGGCAATTTCTGTTTTCGTCTGGGTAA
- the LOC139979081 gene encoding receptor-type tyrosine-protein phosphatase delta-like, which translates to MEGHFLIQVLLLSSFCLLTNCCLLSKGGACGLQNSFYGGRLSFVDEGDLRQGSPPPWANQRVFVFQMPSWFFKGGNYRSKFGHRGIGRIWIPEEAPCGGEISKHVFPSEITEQAFSLDSSLPCYQTPPSYDQSEPLEFSDVTSTGVTVTWPAWNETVDHGHGPIVEYRIQIKGPGEEEFTEIPKGRQLFHQFTGLRERVDYKFRISVFRDHPFGEGTPSNEQTCRTSGPPSFANPEPLEFRDLTSSSVRVSWPEWDPRVDSGTGPVTRYKIFYRQEGERRWTTEETSGLFVLLTELTDGTAYEVAISLEDMNGDNTNASVAQIVTTACEDLVITDLSYTSSSRRVGYARAVVMWSVEGDTDSCRVLSQNLSFRLLDVLECGGVPPTVDATPRVVDVKDVEARTRTVIHLTANSLYNLTLSLNTQTGTYQRSMSIQTVTTRPTGEPTNLLPEQKGNGDLVFHWNKPECSKRNGPINSYYYTVATFIPNAMNPPPVIAEHVEDNKIRLRIRDERLLQNQQYVFTVRATTGTGSNDLSSPTTDMQFVFES; encoded by the exons ATGGAAGGACATTTTCTGATACAAGTTCTTCTTCTGTCGTCATTTTGTCTCCTGACAAATTGCTGTTTGCTTTCAAAGGGCGGAG CATGCGGATTGCAGAATTCATTTTACGGAGGGCGACTATCCTTTGTTGATGAAGGAGACCTCCGTCAGGGCAGTCCTCCTCCTTGGGCTAATCAAAGAGTCTTCGTCTTCCAAATGCCGTCATGGTTCTTCAAAGGAGGCAACTATCGCTCCAAGTTTGGGCACCGTGGCATCGGTCGTATCTGGATACCAGAGGAAGCACCATGTGGTGGAGAAATATCGAAACACGTTTTTCCATCGGAGATAACCGAACAAGCATTCTCTCTTGACTCTAGCTTACCTTGTTATCAAA CGCCTCCGTCTTATGACCAGTCGGAGCCACTCGAGTTTTCTGACGTCACGTCCACAGGTGTAACCGTGACGTGGCCAGCTTGGAACGAAACGGTCGACCATGGTCACGGTCCCATTGTTGAATATAGGATACAAATAAAAGGACCAGGAGAAGAAGAATTCACCGAAATACCAAAAGGAAGACAACTCTTTCATCAGTTCACCGGTTTGAGAGAAAGAGTTGATTACAAATTTCGGATCAGTGTCTTCAGAGACCATCCATTTGGAGAAGGAACACCAAGTAACGAACAAACATGCAGGACGTCAG GGCCACCGTCATTTGCGAACCCCGAACCGTTGGAATTTCGAGATTTAACGTCGTCTAGTGTGAGAGTCTCGTGGCCAGAGTGGGACCCCAGAGTCGATTCAGGGACTGGTCCAGTGACCCGCTACAAAATCTTCTACCGACAAGAAGGTGAAAGACGATGGACAACCGAAGAGACAAGCGGATTATTCGTTTTGTTAACTGAACTAACTGACGGTACGGCATACGAGGTAGCAATCAGTCTTGAAGACATGAATGGAGATAACACAAATGCAAGTGTTGCACAAATAGTCACTACTGCTTGTGAAG ATTTGGTTATCACTGACCTCAGTTATACATCATCATCAAGACGTGTGGGTTATGCAAGAGCTGTCGTGATGTGGTCGGTGGAGGGAGACACGGACTCGTGCAGGGTTCTAAGTCAAAATCTGTCTTTCCGACTATTGGATGTCCTTGAATGCGGCGGAGTGCCACCGACAGTGGATGCTACACCGAGGGTAGTTGATGTGAAGGATGTTGAAGCAAGGACGAGAACAGTAATTCATTTGACGGCGAACTCTCTGTACAACCTTACTTTGAGCCTGAACACACAAACGGGGACGTATCAAAGGTCCATGTCGATACAAACTGTTACAACGA ggCCAACCGGTGAACCAACGAATCTCTTGCCGGAACAGAAGGGAAATGGCGATTTGGTTTTCCACTGGAATAAACCTGAGTGTTCTAAACGCAATGGCCCTATTAACAGTTACTATTATACGGTAGCCACGTTCATACCGAATGCAATGAATCCGCCTCCAGTTATCGCCGAGCACGTTGAGGACAACAAAATACGACTCAGAATTCGTGACGAAAGGTTATTGCAGAATCAACAATACGTTTTTACGGTCAGAGCAACGACTGGCACGGGCAGCAATGACTTGAGTTCCCCAACAACTGATATGCAATTTGTGTTTGAGTCTTAG